The window TTGCATCGTTGTAAACATTTAAAGATTCTCGCTTACCTACCGCTAACACTTTGATAATAATAAGCTCGTCAATAACTTGATAGACCATCCTAAACCCAGATGCCCTCAATTTTATTTTGAAACACCCAGACAGCGAACCACTTAACTTAGCCGATTCAATATAGGGGTTAATCTGAAGTTTTTTTTAACTTTTTTTTAAATTGAAGTTGTATACTCCGATCTAATTTATTCCATTCTTTAAATGCCCTTTCATCGAATACGACATTAAAGGTCATCAACATTTACCTCAATAGTTTTACCTGGATTTCGGAGTCTATCTTCAGCAATTTTAAGAATATCTTCATCTTCATCCTCATCAATAAATAGATTCACTTCCTTAAAAGGTAATCTCTTATTACTGGCGACATACCGCAAAAAACTACGAATAGCTTCATTTGGCTCAATATTCATCTGATTAAAAACAGAAAATGATTCATCCCTAAGTTTATCATCAATTCTGATTTGTATAGATTTATTACCCATAATTTATTCTCCACAACATAAGTGCATTGCAACATGTATTGCACCCATGATAATGTAGTTTAAAAA is drawn from Orbaceae bacterium BiB and contains these coding sequences:
- a CDS encoding type II toxin-antitoxin system RelB/DinJ family antitoxin, with translation MGNKSIQIRIDDKLRDESFSVFNQMNIEPNEAIRSFLRYVASNKRLPFKEVNLFIDEDEDEDILKIAEDRLRNPGKTIEVNVDDL